One Bombus fervidus isolate BK054 chromosome 2, iyBomFerv1, whole genome shotgun sequence DNA segment encodes these proteins:
- the LOC139997905 gene encoding ubiquitin carboxyl-terminal hydrolase 38, giving the protein MNTEQILEYDIKQCLKLITVGKDIDVTEGWTRLKKLESEPIYEQLNNYETILREILNDEIRNVQEIPKIMIWFSKYLMEKPFYIHPISNDVATMLRNTDINDMSHLTTILQVLLEHSIYLPDSVSHSKLCEAVVISLSTFIMPCDPKKISEFNDNATKVQNFLKVVRSKSKNIENDNLIFICLQTLYRIISDTKQKQDPGPGLAAVLQVVEPSIIPQAVNWILSESQSDAQLAQALKVLCSWLPKWIGDRLSIWIMEFILGLEKRHKYSILIEVTKAKLDVMFRALSVPVFRQNASIIIFYILKRQGSPSLFQNIVRNTQMVISFFLMKEDSESSKECIQNLVDIMKILTLRFSNQRVCNNLESSFPVQPRMHIVKEVWNEHVWVDEMEEIEPVIESPKTHLGKVGLSNLGNTCYMNSVLQALLMTKQFCYEVLMYKPMSKADDQVVLKKLQNLFALLLYSKRISLAPTEILLASRPAYFLPGQQQDSSEFLCHLLDLLHEQEKSTTINVEANNSNLKYKDDREINDISSISEEGASIKRWTTEEDLSGSIVLERKTQSLADFTQGEDLAQVQQLSDSHSDSTDSGIQSVGGEDTNTQVALVHRVLGGKCKITYQCAQCDTSSHNTDKFRDLQLCFPEEIQENQEVSVQDLINYYLTPEKLTGENKYRCDKCMKLCDAQRIIKILHTPTYLILILKHFRYDFDTRLRTKLRHKVMYNETIQMPVSTPMCTSTESYQLYAAVVHSGYSMDYGHYFTYARDSKQNWYKFNDSYVSQTTFNDFKDLKPPDTPYILFYEKSVPFEGLYDEDKPELSTLSKHLQELVANDTTAYIEELRHQAEKPQRGRHNSMLFRKNENSDDENPPPSNCRGAINMPASRFLY; this is encoded by the exons ATGAATACCGAACAAATCCTCGAATACGACATTAaacaatgtttaaaattgataaCAGTTGGCAAAGATATAGACGTTACTGAAGGATGGACCAgacttaaaaaattagaaagtgAGCCCATATATGAACAGTTAAATAATTATGAGACTATTTTACGAGAGATACTCAACGATGAGATAAGAAATGTACAAGAAATTCCAAAGATCATGATTtggttttcaaaatatttaatggaaaaaccaTTTTATATTCATCCAATATCAAATGATGTTGCAACAATGTTAAGGAATACAGATATCAATGATATGTCTCATCTGACAACGATACTTCAAGTATTATTAGAGCACAGTATCTATTTACCAGACTCTGTGAGTCATTCGAAACTCTGTGAAGCAGTTGTTATTAGTTTATCTACTTTTATAATGCCATGTGATCCAAAAAAAATTTCTGAATTCAATGACAATGCTACTAAAGTACAAAACTTCCTAAAAGTAGTAAGGTCAAAGTCTaagaatattgaaaatgataacttaattttcatatgtttgcaaacattatatagaataatatctgatacaaaacaaaaacaaGATCCTGGGCCTGGTTTGGCTGCCGTATTACAAGTGGTAGAACCTTCTATTATACCACAAGCTGTTAATTGGATTCTTTCAGAATCTCAGTCTGATGCCCAATTAGCTCAAGCTTTAAAAGTTTTATGTAGTTGGCTTCCAAAATGGATAGGTGATCGACTTAGTATTTGGATTATGGAGTTTATACTTGGCTTAGAAAAACgacataaatattcaatactTATTGAAGTCACAAAAGCAAAGCTTGATGTAATGTTTCGTGCTTTATCAGTACCTGTATTTCGTCAAAATGCTtccataattatattttatatattaaaaagacaAGGATCTCCATCCTTGTTTCAAAATATAGTAAGAAACACACAAATGGtgatatctttttttctaatgAAAGAAGATTCTGAATCAAGTAAAGAATGCATACAAAATTTGGTTGATATCATGAAGATACTTACATTAAGATTTTCAAATCAGCGCGTCTGTAATAATTTGGAAAGTAGTTTTCCAGTACAGCCACGAATGCATATTGTTAAAGAAGTATGGAATGAACATGTTTGGGTAGATGAGATGGAAGAGATTGAACCAGTAATTGAATCACCAAAAACACATTTGGGGAAAGTTGGACTTTCTAATCTTGGAAATACATGTTATATGAATAGTGTATTACAAGCATTGTTAATGACTAAACAATTTTGTTACGaagtattaatgtataaaccTATGAGCAAAGCTGATGATCAAGTTGTACTTAAAAAGttgcaaaatttatttgcTTTGTTACTATATTCAAAGAGGATTTCCTTGGCACCaactgaaattttattggCTTCACGTCCTGCTTATTTTCTACCAGGCCAACAACAAGATAGTTCAGAATTTCTCTG TCATCTTTTAGACCTTTTACATGAGCAAGAAAAGTCAACTACTATAAATGTTGAAGCTAATAATTCTAATCTTAAATACAAGGATGATAGAGAgataaatgatatttcatCAATAAGCGAAGAAGGAGCTAGTATTAAGCGCTGGACAACTGAAGAAGATTTAAGTGGAAGTATTGtattagaaagaaaaacacAATCATTAGCAGATTTTACTCAAG GAGAAGATTTGGCACAAGTACAACAACTTAGTGATTCACATTCAGATTCCACAGATAGTGGAATACAATCTGTAGGTGGGGAAGATACAAATACACAAGTAGCTCTTGTACATAGAGTATTAGgtggaaaatgtaaaatcaCGTATCAGTGTGCTCAGTGTGATACTAGTTCTCATAATACAGATAAATTTCGTGATTTACAATTGTGCTTCCCAGAAGAGATTCAAGAGAATCAGGAAGTTTCTGTACAAGATCTCATCAACTATTATCTTACACCAGAGAAATTGACtggtgaaaataaatatcgttgcGATAAATGTATGAAGTTATGCGATGCACAAagaatcataaaaattttacatacaccaacatatttaattttaatattaaaacattttcgtTATGATTTCGATACCAGATTAAGAACGAAATTACGCCATAAAGTGATGTACAATGAAACTATACAAATGCCGGTATCTACACCAATGTGCACATCTACAGAAAGTTATCAGTTGTATGCAGCTGTTGTTCATTCGGGTTATAGTATGGACTATGGCCATTATTTTACTTATGCTCGCGATTCTAAACAAAATTGGTACAAATTTAATGATAGTTATGTTTCACAAACGACGTTTAATGATTTTAAAGATCTGAAACCACCAGACACAccgtatatattattttatgaaaaaagtGTGCCGTTTGAAGGACTTTATGACGAAGATAAACCTGAATTATCGACATTAAGTAAACATTTACAAGAATTGGTGGCAAACGATACTACAGCTTATATCGAGGAATTGAGGCATCAAGCCGAAAAACCTCAACGCGGACGACATAATTCAATGTTATTTCGGAAGAACGAGAATTCCGATGATGAAAACCCTCCACCTAGTAACTGTCGGGGTGCAATTAATATGCCTGCGAGTCGTTTCCTTTATTAA